DNA sequence from the Candidatus Hydrogenedentota bacterium genome:
TTATCGCCTATGCCTGGCCGATACCTTTCACAGGCAGGGGAAAGTGCTTTCTCACAAAGGGGAAAAACTTGACGTTTCAACCATTCTCATAGACTACTGTCGAAAACAAGACCAATGCACCCTGGAAGAACTGAGAGACTACGCCAAAAACGAACTGAAAGAAGATCGTAGTTATAAGGCGATTTCCGCAGCCAATACGGTTCTTGTGCGCATTGACAAAGATCGATTTGTAGCCGACGACAAAGTACATTTCGATATTGAAGCAATCGATGCAGTCATCGAAAAAAACGTGCCCTATGATTATCTGCCCATAAAAGCATTCACCAGTTTTTCCGACGTTCCAAGCTGTGGTTACAGGTGGAATCTCCATCTTTTAGAGAGTTACTGCCGCCGTTTCAGCAAACAATTTCGTATTGATGCCCTCTCCGAAAATTCAACAAATATCGGGGTCATTGTTCGGAAGCGTTGCGGACTGTCATATGAAGAGATCATGAGTGATGCCGTAGCAAGATCCAATATACCCCTCAAAAAAGATGATGTAAACAACTATCTCTTTAATGAGGGCTACAGTGGAAGCCGAAATTTAAACAGAATTAACGATATCTTAAAAAAAGCACAGGATATTAGACAAAGGATTGGATGAGTATGTATTCGTATACCCATGATCCGGAAACAGGAGGATTACTTCTTAATTTCAGTCCAACCGGATTTTCAAAGGAACCACGCCCTGTATATGCTCCAGAACTGGATATCTTGGGCTTTGATAAATATTGGAAATATGACAAACAGACCGATCTGCCCTATATGTGGGCTGAAGCAAATCAATACATCTATCGCGGTAAAGTGGTAGCCAGACTTAAAGGTGGTAATCTATACACAGCACCCGAAATAAACATTCCCAAATCTGACAATGGCAAGGTTATTAGACCAGAACCGAGAGGGAAGAAGCTGCGCCCTATAAATATTGAAGCTATGACAAAGGCCAATAGGAAGGTACTTCAGGTCGTTGAGCAAACTACAATAAAAAAAATACTGAATGTTTATAAAAAATATAAAGCAAAACTAGACTGCTTCCACGTTGCCTTTTCCGGTGGAAAAGATAGTCTTGTCTTATTAGATCTTGTTAAAAAAGCACTGCCAAAACGTAGTTTTCTTGTGCTTTTTGGTGATACGGGTATGGAATTTTTAGACACTTATAAAATTATCCGAAAAGTTAAAGAACAATGTATTCAAGAGGACATCCCATTTTATAGCGCAGAATCGCGTCTCAGTCCGGAAGAATCTTGGAATATTTTTGGACCACCATCGCGCGTCCTTAGATGGTGTTGCTCGGTGCATAAAAGTGCTCCACAAACTCTTAAACTGAGAGAAATTACCGGTAAAGAAGACTACAAGGGTTTGGCATTTGTCGGTGTCCGCGGACATGAAAGTAATGTTCGATCACACTACAAATATTTAAATACAGGAGAAAAGACTAAAGGTCAGTATAGCCACAATTCAATTTTAGAATGGACTTCTGCAGAAGTTTGGTTATATATTTTTGCCCACTCTCTTTTAGTAAATGAAGCGTATAAAAAAGGAAGCGCTAGAGTAGGTTGCCTTTGCTGTCCAATGGGCGGCGGAAAATCTCGCTTCATAGAATATAC
Encoded proteins:
- a CDS encoding phosphoadenosine phosphosulfate reductase family protein, giving the protein MYSYTHDPETGGLLLNFSPTGFSKEPRPVYAPELDILGFDKYWKYDKQTDLPYMWAEANQYIYRGKVVARLKGGNLYTAPEINIPKSDNGKVIRPEPRGKKLRPINIEAMTKANRKVLQVVEQTTIKKILNVYKKYKAKLDCFHVAFSGGKDSLVLLDLVKKALPKRSFLVLFGDTGMEFLDTYKIIRKVKEQCIQEDIPFYSAESRLSPEESWNIFGPPSRVLRWCCSVHKSAPQTLKLREITGKEDYKGLAFVGVRGHESNVRSHYKYLNTGEKTKGQYSHNSILEWTSAEVWLYIFAHSLLVNEAYKKGSARVGCLCCPMGGGKSRFIEYTNYKEEVDKYLEIIKTAYGKEDSDFEDFILKDGWSARKNGRDLIKNKLKYTDTLKSQFLTINISNQLSNWKEWMQTIVIDSNQYKVEPKRAGLSVEIKADYLKNNPLLGKYFKHVFHKTACCQACGVCVKPPLFGPVVMRVSVFHERASWQDCMGACGAERSEAEQAPM